One Sporolituus thermophilus DSM 23256 genomic region harbors:
- a CDS encoding N-acetylglucosamine kinase — MKLGTAGAKKHEGLILAVDGGATNCRAVLCTTDGDVLGSGRSGPCNYQNVGITVAIRSLEEAIGKALAPSRQKRKLKAAVFGLAGLDTRKDYRLVSDAVARMLARLGIESEETIVDNDGIISLLGAIGHENGVLVIAGTGSIACGITKQGNRSRAGGWGYLLDDAGSGYAIGKAALTHVMYVYDGRERESGVVKAILDQLAFADPEDIVDWVYSSSFSVDQVAALAPVVCRLAEEGDWKARGIVMDAVLSLKQLAMSVINRLGLRQTPFYLLLSGGVLQKATFLRAMLIDVIRTECPQAEFVDAQYPPICGSVLRALMYEDIDHRKVLARLNSQLFDIK; from the coding sequence ATGAAGTTGGGCACAGCTGGAGCGAAAAAGCATGAAGGTTTAATATTAGCCGTTGATGGCGGTGCAACCAATTGTCGGGCGGTGCTGTGCACGACTGACGGTGATGTACTGGGTAGCGGCCGTAGCGGACCGTGCAATTACCAGAATGTAGGAATAACAGTCGCAATAAGAAGCTTGGAGGAAGCGATTGGAAAAGCGCTAGCACCGTCCAGGCAGAAACGCAAGTTGAAGGCGGCCGTGTTTGGCCTTGCTGGTCTTGATACCCGCAAGGATTATCGCCTAGTTTCTGACGCCGTTGCCAGAATGCTGGCGCGTTTGGGCATAGAAAGCGAAGAAACGATTGTTGACAATGATGGAATAATTAGCTTACTTGGTGCCATTGGTCATGAGAATGGCGTTTTGGTTATTGCCGGAACAGGTTCGATAGCATGCGGAATTACTAAGCAAGGGAACCGTTCAAGAGCAGGGGGATGGGGATATCTTCTTGATGATGCCGGCAGTGGCTATGCCATCGGCAAAGCGGCGTTGACGCATGTCATGTACGTTTACGACGGACGGGAAAGGGAATCCGGTGTTGTAAAGGCGATATTGGACCAGCTGGCGTTTGCAGATCCGGAAGATATTGTCGACTGGGTATATAGTTCGAGCTTTTCCGTTGACCAAGTTGCTGCCTTAGCTCCTGTTGTTTGCCGTTTGGCCGAGGAGGGCGATTGGAAAGCGCGCGGCATTGTGATGGATGCGGTGTTAAGCTTAAAACAGCTCGCCATGTCAGTTATCAATCGCCTCGGTCTTCGCCAGACGCCTTTTTATTTGTTGTTGTCAGGCGGGGTGTTGCAAAAAGCGACTTTTTTGCGCGCTATGCTGATTGATGTAATAAGAACAGAATGTCCGCAGGCGGAATTTGTCGACGCGCAATACCCCCCAATCTGTGGTAGCGTTTTGCGGGCGCTAATGTATGAAGATATTGATCATCGTAAGGTATTGGCTCGGCTAAACAGCCAGCTTTTTGACATTAAATAA
- the nagB gene encoding glucosamine-6-phosphate deaminase, translated as MEYIYTSDYQAMSQMAARWVAREVLRNPALVLGLPTGETPIGMYRYLIRLVEEGLISFAETCTFNLDEYVGLGPDHPQSYAMYMKAHFWIKAGLKPENINIPNGIAPDLAEECRRYDAKIEQAGGIDLQILGLGLNGHIGFNEPSHNLAIRTHVVDLTPETIKANARFFSSMDLVPRQAITMGIGTIMQARKILLLVSGDNKKEILRKAVYGEVSTIVPASILQLHRDVTIITDIKI; from the coding sequence ATGGAGTATATATATACGAGCGACTACCAGGCCATGAGCCAAATGGCTGCCCGGTGGGTGGCACGGGAAGTGTTGCGTAATCCAGCTTTAGTCCTTGGCCTGCCAACAGGGGAAACGCCGATCGGTATGTATAGATATTTGATCCGTTTAGTGGAAGAAGGGTTAATAAGTTTTGCCGAAACGTGTACTTTTAATTTGGATGAGTATGTAGGCCTGGGGCCGGATCACCCGCAAAGCTACGCAATGTATATGAAAGCTCATTTTTGGATTAAAGCTGGGCTAAAGCCGGAAAACATCAATATTCCTAATGGGATTGCTCCTGACCTTGCCGAAGAATGCCGCCGATACGACGCGAAAATTGAACAGGCGGGCGGGATTGATCTGCAAATACTGGGTCTTGGTCTAAACGGTCATATCGGCTTTAATGAACCTTCGCACAATCTTGCGATACGGACGCATGTAGTCGACCTAACGCCCGAAACCATCAAAGCCAATGCGCGCTTTTTTTCCAGTATGGACTTGGTGCCACGACAGGCAATCACCATGGGCATTGGCACAATCATGCAAGCGCGCAAAATACTGCTGTTAGTCAGCGGCGATAATAAAAAAGAAATATTGCGCAAGGCGGTGTACGGCGAAGTCAGCACGATTGTTCCCGCCAGCATTTTGCAATTGCATAGGGATGTGACGATAATTACCGATATCAAGATTTGA
- a CDS encoding DUF1836 domain-containing protein, translated as MIPFTQIAGHSPDIELYMDQLLSFLNQRLNPQGIKTDSQIFTKTMINNPPRSF; from the coding sequence ATTATTCCATTTACACAGATTGCCGGACACTCCCCTGACATCGAATTATATATGGATCAACTATTAAGCTTTCTTAATCAACGCTTAAATCCCCAAGGTATAAAAACGGACAGCCAGATTTTTACCAAAACAATGATAAATAACCCTCCTCGATCATTTTAA
- a CDS encoding IS256 family transposase, giving the protein MTQLNEKEIQLAALICEGCTTPAELTAKLKNLFSGALEKMLEAEMDEHLGYEKHSVLGNNSGNSRNGYGKKTIKSEWGESEIKVPRDRNGTFEPQAIEKRQTRTDDIEARVMAMYAKGMSTRDIEDHLRDIYGVEASASLISRITDKLMPAVVEWQSRPLDAIYPIVFLDGIMFKVRKDSRVVNKCLYSVLGINLEGRKEILGIWLSENESASFWVTVCNELKNRGVEDIFIACRDNLSGFSNAIETVFPKTEQQLCVIHQIRNSTKYVPYKDIKPVMADLKKVYGAPTLEDAEYRLEEFREKWGRKYPQILKSWDANWAELSTYFKYPQEVRTLIYTTNAVEGFHRMLRKFTKTKTIYPTDDAVRKSVYMSVQEISKKWSMPIRNWGIIFGQLMIFFEDRLQGKMAI; this is encoded by the coding sequence ATGACACAGTTAAACGAAAAGGAAATACAGCTCGCAGCACTGATCTGCGAAGGCTGTACAACACCCGCCGAGCTGACGGCGAAACTCAAGAATTTGTTTTCCGGAGCGCTAGAAAAAATGCTTGAAGCCGAAATGGACGAGCATCTGGGTTATGAAAAGCACAGCGTTTTGGGAAATAACAGTGGCAATAGCCGCAACGGTTACGGCAAAAAGACAATAAAAAGCGAATGGGGCGAGAGCGAAATCAAGGTTCCGCGCGACCGAAACGGCACCTTTGAGCCGCAGGCCATCGAAAAAAGGCAGACACGCACTGACGACATCGAAGCGAGGGTTATGGCCATGTACGCCAAAGGTATGTCCACCCGTGATATTGAGGATCACCTCCGCGATATATACGGGGTAGAAGCCTCAGCGAGCCTCATTAGCCGGATCACTGACAAACTTATGCCGGCTGTCGTTGAATGGCAGTCGCGGCCTCTCGATGCTATATATCCAATCGTCTTCTTAGACGGGATCATGTTTAAAGTACGCAAGGACAGCCGTGTTGTCAATAAGTGCCTTTACTCCGTCTTGGGGATCAATCTTGAAGGGCGTAAGGAAATACTGGGGATATGGCTGTCAGAAAACGAAAGTGCGAGCTTCTGGGTTACCGTATGCAACGAGTTGAAAAACCGGGGCGTGGAAGATATCTTCATCGCATGTCGCGACAACCTTAGCGGGTTCTCGAACGCCATTGAGACGGTTTTCCCCAAAACGGAGCAGCAGCTGTGCGTGATACACCAGATCCGCAACTCCACAAAATACGTGCCGTACAAGGACATAAAGCCGGTCATGGCGGATTTAAAGAAGGTGTACGGAGCGCCGACGTTGGAGGATGCAGAATACCGACTGGAGGAGTTTCGTGAAAAGTGGGGCAGGAAATACCCGCAAATCCTTAAATCATGGGACGCAAACTGGGCGGAGCTGTCCACCTATTTCAAGTACCCGCAGGAGGTCCGTACACTGATATACACCACAAACGCGGTGGAGGGCTTCCATCGGATGTTACGCAAGTTCACCAAGACCAAGACGATATACCCGACGGACGATGCGGTTAGGAAATCAGTCTATATGTCAGTGCAGGAAATATCCAAGAAATGGAGTATGCCGATCCGAAACTGGGGAATAATATTCGGACAGTTGATGATCTTCTTTGAGGATCGGCTACAGGGTAAAATGGCTATATAG